GTTAGCTTTGTGCATGTACTTTCTGATTATTTCATAATTCATACTATTATAACTTATTTAGTTATTGCAGCGCCATGGGCTATATCTGTGTACTTTGCATATCAACGAACCAGGAAGCCTTTTAACCCTATCCTTGGAGAGACTTATGAGATGGCTAACCATGGTGGAATTACATTTCTTGCAGAACAGGTACATTTCTTGAGATAtttgttatttgtataataaattCGACACATAATGAAAGATAGAGAGAAAAGTATGGAATGTAATGAGTGATACCCATATGATCGGGGAGATgttataagtatattttttatatttttgtttaggaGATTTTTTAATGAGAGgaggaaaacaaaaatcaacTTATTAATCACATTTTTCCTGAGGAGAATATATGTGCAGATAAAATTAACTTCTCATGGTAATTCTacttaaggtttttttttgtgagattCTACAGTGGGTTCTTTGCCTTGGGTTTGGTCTATGTCCCCACAAtggtcttgttttttttaatatatgaaggTAAGGACATTTATATCCTACATTCTTACTATTACATCGACATTTTTTCTACTAAAGTATGCATGCAAAGAATCACGAAAGTAATAGGCATCCAAACCCCAGTTACTCGTGATGATCAGCTGCACACCCCAGTTGGTAGCAGCTATGGACATGTCACATGTCATTTTTAAGATTGGTTATAAAGGAGTTGTAGATAGAATTCAGGGTCATAGGATTGATTTTTCTGAAATCGGAGCCTTGGTGATTGAATGTAAggctcttctttcttcttttccgaACTTTTCTGTGAAGTTTGTGCGGAGACAATCTAATATAACTGCTCATTTTAATGCAAGGGCAGTCATCAACTATGCTTCTACATACTTAGCAGTGTGCGTGTAAGATAGGTATCTTTTTTTCTACTATTTTCAAgaagtgaattttaaaaattgaagaagTGATGTAAGTCAAAGACTAGTCTGTTGCTAAAAAGATTGTTTTGTAAAACCATACAAAGATTCAGTCTATATGGCTGAAGTTTTCCGATGATTAGATTCAGttaacattttttcattttctggtaTAGTGTTTTAAAGTTAATCCAAAATAGCACGACGGAGATTCACTCTGTTAACAATACTCAttcggtaaaaaaaaatactgattaAGATTCAATTCCTTGTTAATTACAATTACGTGCACTTAAAATGGAATGCAAGTATTTAGATGTCTAAATGAGTTGAATGTTTGaagttaagttttatttttaaaaaaaatgttcaggtttgatttatttgtttaaacaaGATAATTAAAGGGGCCAATTGCTAAATTAAAAGCTTCATCTctacttatttaaaatatgaagcttgaattttcttatttaaaggAATTTAAGAAAATACACGTTTGTGTGCTTTTGACGAAAACAATTTTGCAACTTTCAGCATTTTCCattcttttaaacaaaatttctaaataattttactttatttttaaaaccctaaattttagtttcaatatacttttttaagtaaaaaaatgagTCAAATTAAACACATAGGTATAAAAAGTAAGTATAAATAAGGGTTGTGTGCATGGGAGCAGTGAGGCTCTGAATTCCTCTGGTGAATCTGACTAGTTGGAGGCCATTAACCTTATATATCCTTAAAGGGTGCACCCCAACTCATGAGTGTGCTTCTATTaattctattgttcaatttataTATTCTTCACAAAGCTAGTCTTAGAGTTTTtagtttagttattttttactcTGCCTCTCCTCTTTTGCTTCGTTGAGGGTCTGCGATGATGCTTCTGTAATCTCTTTCTCTCGTGGTTTTTACTTCTATTCGTCCCCTTCCTTCATTTCTCCAAAAAAGTGATCACCCGCGTctaaaaatattctaattttaCTCTATTAATCAACACAAACTGTGTTAGagataacttttaaaatgattatggttaaaatcatctaatttattttatatacaaattCGTGATTAGATGACATGTGCTATTCACTAATTATAATAcggataaaattataattttctccttctcaatttaatttaactttcttctttgatacataatttaatttaactttcaGTTCTATTTAGttacctttttatttaaaagttcaAGTATTTTTCATGCCAACTTTTTATCAATTCACACTAGtcgttttaagttttttttatgttactaatattttttctttacgtTATTTTGTCTCCTAATTTAACAAAAGTTCCTTAAATAACATCATTTTGGAAGTTCTTTTTTCTGATTCTTTATATCTCAGTATCAAACTATCACCTAAAACTTTCAAATAGATAATATAAAAGCTTCCATGGTTACTTAAATGTTTCTGTTTAGCCACGTATCCTTACTTTATTCTCCATTTTAAGCATCTAATAATCACCGTAAAACTATCATCAAATGCCATACCATTGTCTCTGCTACCGATAATAATTTTCATTGGAATTAAATTAGGGAGAATTTTgactaaaaatcaataaaaaaaattaaataaaaatagagagttaaataaaacataaatcaaatttagaaaaattaatcaaataaaaatctaaaatttcaaatacaaacctaaattaaattaataaaataaaaaagaattacaataaataaataatacatacacaaataatatgaaagattttcacaattgttaaacatttatttttaattacttatatatcaataaatttattataatacatatatttacaaaaattattaagaaaaaaatattaaattatgtaaaaattttaaaataaaattaactagtaataaaaattctaagtcttttcattaaattatacaaaaattctaaaaataataagtgATGGAATGAGTCTAGATTTAGGGTCGGACGGATGTAATAATCTCATATTCGTACTCAATTTTTGATtatcaagaaaatttaaattcaaattcaaatttatacgCAGTTAACTCAGATATTATCTATTAAAATCAAAACCATTTAAACAGGTATATCCAAGAATACAGGTTTTGTTCACATGTCTAATCAAGAAATAACGAGTGACAACAAATAACACAAATGAAATGAATACTGTTTCAAACTCTAATTAATTATAGCGCGAGGGAGCaaagtaaaagaagaaaatgtgaGGAGCGAGCGTCTTTCACGATCGTGCGGACCAGAAGCAACCACAGGATCCAAACGTGTGCCACGTGTCGGCATCTGGTGACCCATAAACCCATCCAATTGCGTGGAACCGGTCTTTAGGTGCCTTATGATCCACCTATTATATCCGGTGCCCTTCCCTGCAATCACCGATAGCTCCGGTGACACTGACACACGGTCAATGTTATAAACTCTTGGGGTTTAAGCCATAGCTTTGGTGGTTTTGGTTTTCACAGGGTTTTACTTTTAGCGATTCACAACGACACATTATCATAATCCGTTTGAGATTCACAATTCAGATTTCAGATTTAGAATGAGAGAACAATACAATTTCCAAAATGGCCACCCTCTCAAACCATCATTTCCTGCATAACTGagattcttttttccttttctgggGTGGAATCATTTTTACTCTGAATTCTATCTCACAATTCCTCATCTCGAAATTCCGAAAATTTGCCGAAATTTCCATTCTTTGGGAGTAAAAGTTTCGTCTTTGAACGACAATCTGTGCTAAGAGGTGATCATTGTTGAGCTTTGGGAGTAAAAGTTTCTGTCTCGAAAATATGCcgtgtttttttttcccttctgaACTATATCGAGTTTATCCCTGGGTTTGACGTATGATTTTGGTGGTTCTGGAAGATAAAGTTGGAAGTTTGACGTATGATTTTATGTGGGGACTGTGTTGTGGTTCTGAGACATGAATTTTCAGTTCCTAACGACCAGAGTTTCCTctgatattttcattattcatgaGTTGTTTTTATGTCGTGTTTCCCTTTCATTAGTTCGAGCTTGTGATGATTTGATCTCCTTTTTGGGATGCACGTGATGGCTTTTGGTTGTTAAATTGGTTGTTTTCTGACGTCGATCTTCTTCCGTGATTTTAGATCTCTTTTGGTCTGAATTTAGTTTAGTTCTCTTCTTGCGAACGTGTCTGGAGTATAGCCTCATTTTGAAATCCCTTTCTTGGTGTGTGCTCTCGTTTAACTTTTAtgtctcaatttttttcttccatccTCTGTTTTTTCATTTCACGTTTGAACTTTTCAAAAATGATGCTTCGTGGGATTTATTTTGCAAATTGTATCTTACTCCCAGCTTACTTATTGTATCTTCATCTGAATCTATTTTCACTGTTTACTTCTCTGTGCaaaggtttttgtttttttagttttaggcacCTATTTTCCCATTTGGTAATATTAATATCCATGTATACATATATGTACATATCTAATCAACGGCCTTTATCGTCAAAATATTTGATACATACTAGTTGGAGTTTGTTGCATGACAATTTTTTAACCGTGAAAGATTGAATTTGTAAGTTGAAAAATACACTTGTTTTCTTCTGAAATATTGATATGTTCCTGGCTTCCATTGGTTTGATATACtagtaattattaaaaactttgGGATGGAAAGATGTATGTGAGTCTTTTATACTAGTAATTATGTGATATACTTTACTGTCAGGCTTTCCAATCGAAACCGGTGGGGTCAAAACATCCAGAATTCAAGTTTATTTATGAGTATTGGATTACTGATGTTCCATGTTCAATCAATCCTTATATTGGCATGGTTCCTGAGATATGGTGTTGCAGAAGAGGTTAGACTATAGCTTTTATGGCTATCAGGTGCCAACCAAGCGCCGAGCTACCCGATTAGCTAAGGTAAATAAGTTTACTTCTCATTTGGGGCTAATTAATAGAATTATCTATTTAGTTACTGGGTTGAAACCAAtccttgtattattttttaaatatttcctAGAGGAGGGTTACATTTCAAAGAAGGTTGGAAGACAATCAGATGTGTGCATTTGACTTATTGGCCACTGTAGCTGACAATTTGTTGCAAGAGAAACAGAATCCAACCACATCCAGTGATAGATCATCGGAAAAGGATGGGGATGGATTTCCTAAAGAGGAACGCCAGGATGCAAATAAACCATTCAAAACTGAGCTTTCTGATGAAGCAAGTTGTGACAGAAAATGTCAGCTTGAATTTGTTAAAGAAGGAAGCTCAAATGCAAATAAACCATTCAAAGTTGAGCTTTCGGATGAAGGAATTAGTGACAGAAAATGTTTCTCTAATATTTCTTCACAAGTCTACAATCAAAATTGTTGTTCGAAGGAACTCCCCGAACATGAAATTGATGGTCATTTATGCATTGCTTCTATAGTAACAAGTTCTAGTTGCTCAGAGAAGATTGTTGCTGAGACACTGGTGGATGGAAAAGGCCACAATGGGATGGAAAAATTAGCTAGCAAAGTTGAATTAGGTTCCTGTGGATATCTAGAGAGTAGGGGTTGCAAGTTAGATGGTGATGTTAGTAAAGTAAAAGACGATAAGTTTGGGAAGGTTCCCATTGATACTGGGACTGGGTTGTGCTGTTTTGAGGATACCTTGGATGAAAAACCTCTAGCACTGATCAGTTCATGTGGCAATGCCAAGATGTCCGGGTATGATGACAGCATGCCTCAGAGCTCATGGTCCAAAGGTTGTGACAATGTACTGGTAGATAGTAGAGATGATGACGAAAACTTTTCTGGGTGTGCTCACCCCAGTACCAAAATAAAGTCCTTTAGGCCAATTACTTGTATAGATGatagaaaaacaaagaaaagattgGCTTCTAAACATCATAAAGTTTCTCAAGAATCCAAGCATGATATACTATCTAACAGTGGTGAGTTCATGCTTATCATATGAAATTTCCGGCTTTCTTGTTTCTTCACTCATTATGCTTCTTTGCTTGTTCACTAATCTGTTTGTCAATTGAAAACATGTTAGTTTTGGATGGAAATTTGAAGTCAGTTTACAGCAGTAGGAAGAACTATTATAAAAGCCAAAGATCTCAAATGAATATTCC
The nucleotide sequence above comes from Glycine soja cultivar W05 chromosome 11, ASM419377v2, whole genome shotgun sequence. Encoded proteins:
- the LOC114374220 gene encoding telomere repeat-binding protein 1-like isoform X4, giving the protein MVLQKRLDYSFYGYQVPTKRRATRLAKRRVTFQRRLEDNQMCAFDLLATVADNLLQEKQNPTTSSDRSSEKDGDGFPKEERQDANKPFKTELSDEASCDRKCQLEFVKEGSSNANKPFKVELSDEGISDRKCFSNISSQVYNQNCCSKELPEHEIDGHLCIASIVTSSSCSEKIVAETLVDGKGHNGMEKLASKVELGSCGYLESRGCKLDGDVSKVKDDKFGKVPIDTGTGLCCFEDTLDEKPLALISSCGNAKMSGYDDSMPQSSWSKGCDNVLVDSRDDDENFSGCAHPSTKIKSFRPITCIDDRKTKKRLASKHHKVSQESKHDILSNSVLDGNLKSVYSSRKNYYKSQRSQMNIPFKKRKLFNCSSDTNSNGYIRSDDTCYSPKNDTNQSVSCSSSGMSQDHGTSSLGHSALRSRDSYVKLRIKSFRVPELFIEIPETATVGSLKRTVMEAVTAVLGGGLRVGVILHGKKVRDDSKTLLQTGISHDNHLDALGFALEPNCSRNRPSACATTDSLHIPSADMPQPLIGYPSSPAVIHQRIQGFSNMLAKHQATSSDSKELITVPEMGMEALAVLPVHQKSKRTEIAQRRIRRPFSVTEVEALVQAVEKLGTGRWRDVKLRAFDNAKHRTYVDLKDKWKTLVHTARISAQQRRGEPVPQELLDRVLTAHAYWSQQQTKQQLKHHSTKPCLLLYTMSHFIYHVKIRTR
- the LOC114374220 gene encoding telomere repeat-binding protein 3-like isoform X6 codes for the protein MVLQKRLDYSFYGYQVPTKRRATRLAKRRVTFQRRLEDNQMCAFDLLATVADNLLQEKQNPTTSSDRSSEKDGDGFPKEERQDANKPFKTELSDEASCDRKCQLEFVKEGSSNANKPFKVELSDEGISDRKCFSNISSQVYNQNCCSKELPEHEIDGHLCIASIVTSSSCSEKIVAETLVDGKGHNGMEKLASKVELGSCGYLESRGCKLDGDVSKVKDDKFGKVPIDTGTGLCCFEDTLDEKPLALISSCGNAKMSGYDDSMPQSSWSKGCDNVLVDSRDDDENFSGCAHPSTKIKSFRPITCIDDRKTKKRLASKHHKVSQESKHDILSNSDHGTSSLGHSALRSRDSYVKLRIKSFRVPELFIEIPETATVGSLKRTVMEAVTAVLGGGLRVGVILHGKKVRDDSKTLLQTGISHDNHLDALGFALEPNCSRNRPSACATTDSLHIPSADMPQPLIGYPSSPAVIHQRIQGFSNMLAKHQATSSGNLVESDHDSAPSPINTSGEKYLSDSKELITVPEMGMEALAVLPVHQKSKRTEIAQRRIRRPFSVTEVEALVQAVEKLGTGRWRDVKLRAFDNAKHRTYVDLKDKWKTLVHTARISAQQRRGEPVPQELLDRVLTAHAYWSQQQTKQQLKHHSTKPCLLLYTMSHFIYHVKIRTR
- the LOC114374220 gene encoding telomere repeat-binding protein 1-like isoform X3 is translated as MVLQKRLDYSFYGYQVPTKRRATRLAKRRVTFQRRLEDNQMCAFDLLATVADNLLQEKQNPTTSSDRSSEKDGDGFPKEERQDANKPFKTELSDEASCDRKCQLEFVKEGSSNANKPFKVELSDEGISDRKCFSNISSQVYNQNCCSKELPEHEIDGHLCIASIVTSSSCSEKIVAETLVDGKGHNGMEKLASKVELGSCGYLESRGCKLDGDVSKVKDDKFGKVPIDTGTGLCCFEDTLDEKPLALISSCGNAKMSGYDDSMPQSSWSKGCDNVLVDSRDDDENFSGCAHPSTKIKSFRPITCIDDRKTKKRLASKHHKVSQESKHDILSNSVLDGNLKSVYSSRKNYYKSQRSQMNIPFKKRKLFNCSSDTNSNGYIRSDDTCYSPKNDTNQSVSCSSSGMSQDHGTSSLGHSALRSRDSYVKLRIKSFRVPELFIEIPETATVGSLKRTVMEAVTAVLGGGLRVGVILHGKKVRDDSKTLLQTGISHDNHLDALGFALEPNCSRNRPSACATTDSLHIPSADMPQPLIGYPSSPAVIHQRIQGFSNMLAKHQATSSGNLVESDHDSAPSPINTSGEKYLSDSKELITVPEMGMEALAVLPVHQKSKRTEIAQRRIRRPFSVTEVEALVQAVEKLGTGRWRDVKLRAFDNAKHRTYVDLKDKWKTLVHTARISAQQRRGEPVPQELLDRVLTAHAYWSQQQTKQQLKHHSTKPCLLL
- the LOC114374220 gene encoding telomere repeat-binding protein 2-like isoform X5 translates to MVLQKRLDYSFYGYQVPTKRRATRLAKRRVTFQRRLEDNQMCAFDLLATVADNLLQEKQNPTTSSDRSSEKDGDGFPKEERQDANKPFKTELSDEASCDRKCQLEFVKEGSSNANKPFKVELSDEGISDRKCFSNISSQVYNQNCCSKELPEHEIDGHLCIASIVTSSSCSEKIVAETLVDGKGHNGMEKLASKVELGSCGYLESRGCKLDGDVSKVKDDKFGKVPIDTGTGLCCFEDTLDEKPLALISSCGNAKMSGYDDSMPQSSWSKGCDNVLVDSRDDDENFSGCAHPSTKIKSFRPITCIDDRKTKKRLASKHHKVSQESKHDILSNSVLDGNLKSVYSSRKNYYKSQRSQMNIPFKKRKLFNCSSDTNSNGYIRSDDTCYSPKNDTNQSVSCSSSGMSQDHGTSSLGHSALRSRDSYVKLRIKSFRVPELFIEIPETATVGSLKRTVMEAVTAVLGGGLRVGVILHGKKVRDDSKTLLQTGISHDNHLDALGFALEPNCSRNRPSACATTDSLHIPSADMPQPLIGYPSSPAVIHQRIQGFSNMLAKHQATSSGNLVESDHDSAPSPINTSGEKYLSDSKELITVPEMGMEALAVLPVHQKSKRTEIAQRRIRRPFSVTEVEALVQAVEKLGTGRWRDVKLRAFDNAKHRTYVDLKCRINGKHWCTQQEYQLSKGGESLFPKNFWTGS